Proteins encoded together in one Impatiens glandulifera chromosome 1, dImpGla2.1, whole genome shotgun sequence window:
- the LOC124921074 gene encoding probable protein phosphatase 2C 25: MSCTVAIPNSPVFSPGRVSSSHFRISSSVVSSPEKGLTLTLSPSSSPVAALSSSSPAASPLRLRLQKIPSGLNKVPADLPVSPLSSSTATTLLKRKRPGKLDIPLASTAFGSGFPAAAATPVGPRIDVVEVEGDGYSVYCKRGRRENMEDRYTAAVVNQQGNSKQGFFGVFDGHGGAYAAEYSAKHLEKNISEESFRTGSRTEEEVKAGIRQGYLKTDSEFLKEGSRGGSCCVTAIIRNGNLAVSNAGDCRAVLSRGGIAEALTSDHRPSRDDEKHRIQSLGGFVDCCNGIWRINGSLAVSRGIGDRSLKQWVTADPETRILKIDRDCEFLILASDGLWDKVSNQEAVDIARNLNSSGAKHPLAACKQLAELSVSRGCLDDVSVLLIQLFHFSA, translated from the exons ATGTCTTGTACCGTTGCGATCCCCAATTCACCGGTCTTCTCTCCGGGTAGGGTTTCTTCTTCCCACTTCCGCATATCCTCTTCAGTCGTTTCGTCACCCGAAAAAGGTCTTACCTTGACCCTTTCCCCATCTTCATCCCCTGTGGCGGCGCTCTCTTCGTCTTCTCCGGCTGCCTCCCCTTTGAGACTCAGGCTTCAAAAGATTCCTAGTGGGTTGAACAAGGTTCCGGCCGATCTTCCAGTTTCGCCTCTTTCTTCGTCGACGGCAACAACTCTGCTGAAAAGGAAAAGGCCGGGGAAGCTTGATATTCCTCTAGCATCGACGGCCTTTGGAAGTGGCTTCCCGGCGGCGGCGGCTACGCCGGTGGGTCCTCGGATCGACGTGGTGGAAGTAGAGGGAGATGGTTATTCGGTTTACTGCAAGAGAGGTAGGAGAGAAAATATGGAAGATCGGTACACGGCGGCGGTGGTCAACCAACAAGGAAATTCAAAGCAG gGTTTCTTTGGTGTTTTTGATGGGCACGGTGGTGCTTATGCTGCTGAATATTCGGCTAAACATTTAGAAAAGAACATATCAGAGGAATCATTTAGAACAGGATCAAGAACTGAGGAAGAAGTGAAAGCAGGTATCAGACAAGGCTATTTGAAAACGGATTCAGAGTTTCTAAAGGAAGGGTCCCGGGGCGGGTCTTGCTGTGTCACGGCTATCATCAGAAATGGAAACCTGGCTGTGTCTAATGCAGGCGATTGTCGTGCTGTCTTAAGCCGGGGAGGGATCGCGGAGGCCCTGACCTCTGATCACCGTCCCTCCAGGGATGATGAGAAACATAGAATTCAGTCCTTG ggTGGATTTGTGGATTGCTGTAATGGAATTTGGAGGATCAACGGTTCCTTAGCAGTGTCAAGGGGGATTGGGGATAGATCGCTAAAGCAATGGGTGACAGCGGATCCAGAGACCAGAATTCTGAAAATTGATCGGGACTGCGAGTTCTTGATTCTTGCTTCGGATGGCTTGTGGgataag GTGAGTAATCAGGAAGCAGTTGACATAGCGCGTAATCTGAATTCTTCTGGTGCCAAACATCCATTAGCGGCCTGTAAGCAGCTGGCTGAGCTATCGGTCTCTCGAGGATGCCTGGATGATGTTAGCGTTTTGCTGATTCAGTTGTTCCATTTTTCTGCATag